The Cotesia glomerata isolate CgM1 linkage group LG9, MPM_Cglom_v2.3, whole genome shotgun sequence region GATCCGTTTCGCCGCAATTGAAACAGAAACGTAACCGGTGACGTAAATCTCGTGATTTATTCTCATCGAGCTTAGTCACTTTACTTTCCTCAGCGCTCACCGCTGCTACTTCTTCTTCTAGGTGATAATCGTCAAATGTCAGATCGGCTGGTGCAACTCAAGAACCCTTGGACCTGCTTTTACGACCCCCTGTTGACTTCTTCGATGGCTTTTCCGGGGTTATGTCATCAGCGACCGCATGAATATGGGTCTTCCTCCTGTCAGATCTCGACGAGCGAGGGTAAGCACACTCAACTATGTACGAGTCGTCCCTCGATGGCGGTGCACGGTACATCTTCTCCCTTCTCCATTCCTCTTCTTGAGCCGTGGCGGCATCTAGGAGTTCTGAGTACGTTCTGTACTTCTTAGGAGGGCAAGTGTGCCAATACTCGGGCCTCAATCCTCGTTGGGCTCGTTTCACTTGGTGGCGCTCGCTAGGAGGTGCCCTCAAGCGCGAATACAGACTTTTCAGGCAAATCAAGTAGTCTGTGGCAGTCTCCTCTTCGCCTTGGTTGCGCGCGCGCATATGTTCTCTTTGATTTCCTCTCGACGCCGTCCACTACGAAACCACGATTTAAAATCGTGAACGAAATCGGTCCAATCGTACCAATCGTGGCAATGTACTGAAAACGACGTCGCAGCAATACCAGTGAAGACATCAGGCAAAATAGACAAACGATCGCGTCGACGGATAGAAGCACTTCGGATCTTTACTTCTAACCTCCGTAGGAACTCATCGCTGGTCATGCTTGAATCTCCCGAGAATTTCAGTTGCCAGATACGCGAAATGGCTCCATAATCGCGATCACGCCCACGCGACGGCGATCGGTGCCTATGTGAGTGTCGAGAATGTTCGGAAGAATATGTCAACATGTATTCCGAGCTTTCCGAACAGTCATTGTTGTAGGATTCACCGCCTGACGAAGAATGGCGACAATCATGACCTCTCGAGTTTTTGCCTGTGTCCTGGAAACGGACTGTCCGACGCGGGATGGCACCCGTGTGACTACAGTGAGCTTGCGCAGCGACTCCATCTGCTAACGCTTGGCCCGGGTTGCTCGCCTGACTCGATGTCGTCGTCGGTCAAGTACCTGTGACGGTCGTGACAGTGGTTTTTGCTAACGAAGAGGGTCGACTAATATTCGGAATCGCGCTTATGTCAGGCATTGGCGGTCTCGATGTACCAGCGCTCACTGGTGAAGACGCAGACGGAAGAAAAGGCGCTAATTCTTTACGCCAGCTCGTCAAAATCAAATATAATCGATCTTCATAAATTTGTAGAACTTCTGTAAACTTACGACGAGTAGCGTACTGATCGAGGGCGGCCTCTGTACCTGCAGATCTAGTTCTAGAAGTTCTAGAAGGGCGCGAAAGCGTCAGTAGCTCGTGTCGAcccgtcgtcgtcgtcgtagTAATCGGTGTGCTCCCCGAAACCGATCGAACAGGGTCGTCGTGCAACGTCACGACCGGGATCTCTTCCTGGGGATCTCGCAGCCTCGCTTGGACGTTGATAGGTAACCGATCCGGGGTTCCATCGACAATTGGGTCCCATGGTACATCTTTTCCTTCGTCTTTAAGCAGCAATCGACGCATGCGCCCTCTGAGCATGTCGTCGTTTCCGATGTCCGACACCCCGCGGTTTCTTAAATATACGCGGAGTGGGCCAGGCTCCAGGTATTCTGGAATAACTTCGGAGTGGAAGGGTATACGGTCGATTTCAGGATTCCATCGAACATCGGGAACCCCGAGACGCATCTGGTGGTATCGGTTCAGACGGTTCTTGAGAATTTCCTCCAAACCTCGGGTCGATAGCCCACAACTGGCCATCATCAACTTCAATTGGGCACTAGGCAAGTCGAGGAGCCAGGTAAGTTCCGTCGGCGGAAGGGTAACTTCGAGATCCTTCTTGGACGCCGCAGCGACTAGCTCGCTTCTCAAGTCTTGGGCTGGGGGATTCTGACTCGTTGATGTCAACTCACCTGACGTCGTCGGAGGTAACTCGCGACCATTATCGTCTACCCCACCCCTCAGACGCTCAACTCGCGATGTGGTGAACCATACTTCGGTTTGACGCAACGTACCGTCCATCTCGCTCAACAAGTCATCTATCATCGACCCAAGTTCTTCATCCGAAATATCAAAAACACGAATGTCGTCATCCATCTCGTTTCTTACACTCATGCTTCGCGTAAAACCTGTGCGAAACGCTCAAATTCCCAGTCACACTAAATTTCCGATACAATCGCTCCCCACAATTACCGTCCGGGTGTCGAACAGTATATAAATAATCGATTAATGGCTCCCTGGCCCCACGTTGGGCGCCATGTAACAAAACTGTTCcccaaaatttaacaaaattcgaCCGGAGGCGGAGGTACCGGTTGGGTAAAGTCTTTTACGCTCGCccttcttaataaataataataaaattaacccgaAACTCCTCAGGCTGGGTTAGTGCACGATAGGACGCCaggtaatttttctaaaaattaccaaaaataataaaaattccaggGGCCGCGCCGgacgatcaatttaaacgatttaaattaatatgagTGAAAAATAAGCCACGAAGAAATCAAGATTACGATTAGAATGGACCTCAGAataggaaataataaaaattaattataaaatagataggAAGAGGAGTTGCAGGAAAAGAATACAGGAAAGTCAGATAGTTAGCATAAAGGAATTAATCTAAGAAAATACTTCAAGAAAATGAAatagttcaaaataaattcttagctataaatttatttagattaagGCCTAAGAGGTTTAAATCACTGATATCCTCCATGGGCCAACTTAATTCTATttcaaattacaaataaatcctttttgGAATTCTTGACTAACAAATAACTTTCTATTCaacttaaaatataatagtatTGCGCtcggaaataataataatcgcaataaattaataatcttaaCAATAAtcaagatttattaatattaaaaataatttgcgCTTGAAAATAATACCTGCGATGGCAATTAACATTTAACAATAGTAATCATGAATaacgcaaaataataattgctttgatgattaataatacttataaattaaactaaaataatactCATAATACTCGACGCCTGATGTCATCAGTCGCAAAAATAATAGTTGTAAAAGAAACCAAAcaatatttatctatattatttgtaaattaaatccaAACAACAATTGTaacatcaattaatatttagtaatattaattgttaatcacgctcaaaataatgattgtaataattaataattaacaatatcaatCGTGAATCACgctgtaaaaattataaatataacaataatatgtCGCGAgggaaataataatcataaaaatagcGCAGTGCCAATTTTGGTTCAAGTACTTCGTAATAAATTGACGCGAGCCACAGGACGTGATTAGGCAATCAGCCGCCGTGAGATTTTCCCCGAAAGGcctttctttaattttaacaaacaaattagcccgcgtttgattataattaaatttaattttattatcaaatagtTCACtgtaattaattcattacgTGTCAGCTACGTGGTAAAGATGGCGGCCTCACGTGGAAAACCGGCGCTGGTTCCCGCCCGGGAGAATCTCAGTAATTACCGCGGTGGAATAATATTCAAGGACTTACCAGAATGCGTTAATACGATCAGCCAAAATCACCAAATTAATTCTCAAACGAACCAaacagtaaattaataaagaattgttgAGCAACTTAAACAACAATTGCAAATTATTATACCAAAATTGAATGGCTTGACCACACTGGTGCTTGCAATCTAGTATCTTGCTTGTGACTGACTATCTATTCCGCCGGCAGCATGCTGCCAGCTGTGGCTACCGACCTGCCCTCATGAGGGACTTCCCGTCACCTCGGGCTATCGCCggtaccgtttttttttttaatttccaattcCACCAAATATTGAGTAATCCTCCCCCGAAGCGCAAATCGAGCCGTCATCCGCATGCAATAACATTTCAACAACAATCATAATCATTGTTTAGATagttattcaataatttaaaatcaaacgTGAGTTTAAAAGACAAATTTGAGCTGAGCATCAGGCTCGTCTGCTCTAGACTGGGGGCCTTGGGTATTCTCAGGCCCGTCGGCCACTCACCGAAGCCCCATCTAATTtagtaaattgaattaattaaacaaatcaaaatctttaagttaaATTTCAAAGTTAAATCACGCTAATTTTAATCACCGGCGACCATCCTGATCGCCTTCTGggctgaaataaaatataaataaacaatattaacttaaaactaaatcttatttctaataaactttttattatcagCTCGGGAGGTGCCGCCATCTGGCGGAGCCTCCCACCAGTGTGCTCAAGCCCGGCGGGAAATGCCACAGTGTGTAAACACTGTGACAAGTGAGACAGTGTACATTTAtaagattttatattgttaatatgttatattaattataaaaatagtgcAATTATATGTCATAAAATATTGGCTGTTATTAAAAcctcaaatatttttctaaaagtaCGTATTTTTAGTCAAATAGCTTTAGATTATGAACCTAACCTCAAATCATAACATTGAATAACTTTGTCAACAagtttttctgtttttttaattaaatgttttggataaatttataatattttgttgtATATTGACTCTAAAAGTATATTATTCATTTCAGGCtaagtaaaaagtaatttataataaaaagctGAGATAATGAGGGATAAACAAAATCCTAAAGAGACAAAAACTCAATCATCAAattcaaccaaaaaaaagtgttGTGTTTCAATGTGAATAAtaaactgaagaaaaaaaagttaaaaggcTTAAGTAATTATGATTCGTCAAATATAGAAAAAGCTTTAAAAGCAATAGAAGACATAGAGCTGTCCTTGAGAAAAGCAGTTGCTGTTTATGGAGTACCGATTGCTACCTTTGCTAGATGAAAAAGTATTAGTCCTGAGAAGGCAAAAATTAGAACTGAGCCAGCGATAGTATTATCTTTAAAAGAAGAGGATGTTATTATTCAGTTGTTATTCTACAGAGCAGCAATAGGGTCACCTGTGACGAAAACTGACTTATTAAAGAtgtattacaattttttatcatcttaGACAATCATTCTAATGTGATAAActgtgaataaaataatttaactaatgATGGACATCTTTTTACGGTTACATATGAATCTAGTCAAGTTAGTCTTCAAGAATCATTAACTGATAGCAATAATGTAATACGGTGCCCTTCTAAAGACTTTAGTGAACACATCCTAATTGATCAAACTATCTCTACTGATGATACAAACTTAGATACGTCTGTACAGCTCAGATAGATTACAACAGAGCTCACAAATGTTCATCCTACAAATCCtataaacaacaaaatttatcaattaggTATGTAAATGTCAACCTCACATTTATgttcgataaatttaatttgatgtgactgtttttttagaatttatgaaagaaaatttggATCCTATGCCTGCAATGATTGACGAACATCGTTTTATTCATAAGTTTCCATCAATAACTGTTGATAACGGTAacgtaaaataattagttatgaactagttttaaaaattatgattagaattacgaaaaattcatatttttagataaatctCCCGAAAAACCTCTGAAAGAAATATTCACTTTGCCGTTGGATTATttactgaagaaaaaaataataaaaattgaaaaaacaggCAAGTCAAAGTTACCATCTGTGGGGATCTCTGATGAATGgtacaaacaattaaaaattgtaatttgacATTTAACCGACTGGTCATTTTACGGAAATTTAAGTGTCACTATTTCTGACTGGTTAATTACCTAGTCATTCACCATATACTTTACCTTGTATCAGTGAATATCTATTGGCAAAGTGTTATCAATTTGTATCTCAGTATCAAATTGTTGCTGTGTGAGAACTTACAATAGACCAACAGTGTGTTTATTGGGAAATTATAAGTGACACAATTAATAACTGGTTATTTACCTTAtacttttctttatataaaattgacaTTATTTCGATTGGTTTTTTATCTTGCTTATACATCCAGTAATTTACCTTACACTTAAGGTGTTGTTGTTATGCCATTGGTGCCTGATACATGTGCTAAATGCAAGAGACCTGTCAAAACACCTGTCATTTGTAATATTTGTCAACAGCATTTTCATCCAGGCTGTGCAAGAgattatataaaaaacagGCCAATTACTGATTGCTGCAGGAAACAACTAAATTATCTTTTACAAAGTTTAGATTCATCGACAGCTACGGTTTCAAAAAGGTTAACCTCAATTAAATCAGTTAATTCAAATATATCCTCAATCTCAAGTTTCAAATCAGCCAGCTCATCTCCACTTGTTCGCTCGTCTACAGCTCGTGCATCGACCTCCCTCAAATTACCTGTTACACCAAATACACCGGTTACACCTGGTCCAGACTCTGTGTTTTATTCTCCTATAACATCCCCAGTAATGTTTCAGCTACCTACGAACTGGTCTGAAAAATCGCTTGATGATAAGATAACAGCTTTGATGGAGCAGTTTTTATCAGCGAACATGTCTGTAAATAAGAAACTTGAAGAACTCGGTACACGAATTGCCGACCTCAAAGTATCTCAAGCAACCACTATGAATGAACTATCGGAAGTcaaatctaatgtaaaaataaatgctGACTCTATTTCTAAGTTAAATACagacattgaaaaattaaaagaagcaAATGAAGTTGATATGAATATTATGCACACTAAACTGATAGATCTGAGCAAATCAATTAGCTCTGAAAGCAAAGCAACTTCTTCTACATTACCTACATTAGGATGTACAACTGAATTAGTAATTTCGGGTATTCCTGACTCGGTAGCTAATAAAATGCTGCCATTAGAGATATCATCAGCTGTTTTAAATGCTTTAGATTTGCCAAATCTGGTCAGTGATATTTTAAGTAcacgaaaatttgaaaatagaaACGGTCCTAGACAAGATAAGACTAGGACTAGGTATCATTCCTTTATTGTCGATTTGAAGTCATCTCGAGTGCGCGACTTCATTATTAGCTCGAAACGAAAGTCAAAAAATCTATTGGCCAAAACCGTGTTTCCGACTTGTGTTGAGCAGAACTCCGGAGGTACTATTTACATCAATGAGTTTTTACTACCAGAGACACATAAGCTGCTACTACAAACCAAAGAGAAAGCtaaatcacaaaattttaagtatgtTTGGGTGACTTCCGGGCAGATCTTTGTTAAAAGAGATGATGgctctgaaaaatttaaagtaaattgtGTTTCTGATCTTACTAAACTTGTTTAACATTCAACTGATTCACCTAGTATCCCAACTGTAAATGCCTCATCCCTGAATGTACtaagtttaaatataaatagtgtTGCTGGTCATATTGCTGAGTTTCTTGATTTAGTTGATAATACAAAACCTGACATTATTGTACTTGTAGAGACTTGGTTAAAGCCTTCACTTGATAACAATATTTTCTCGCTTGAAGATTACTTTATTATACGTAGAGATCGAATCTTAAAGCATACAGAAACTGATCGTTACATTCAAGGAGGTGGTATAGCTTGTCTCATACATAAATCTTTAAAAGCCAAAGTACTTCATATCTCAACTTCTGATCATCTAAATCAGCCGGAATTTTTGATTGTCGATGTAACTTTAATTTCTGGGACTCACCTTTTATTATCATGCATCTATCGAAGACCTAAAGGACTCTTTCTCAATGAGTTCTTTGATATCTATTTCAGACTTGCATCAAATTATAACAACACTATTATAGCTGGTGATTTAAATTGCAACTTGTTAGAAGATAGCTATACTTTGaatcatctaaaaaatttcataactgAATCATCACTTTATTGTGTACCCTACGGTGCGACTTATCACAAAAACAACTGTGATTCTTGGTTGGATGTTATTTTACTGGATAGTGAAACTAAGTTATCTTCATTTATGAAATCTGAGCCTCCATTTATTGATGGTCATGATTACTTACTCTGTAGATACAAACTAGATAACTTAAAGCCATCTCCAAAGAGATTAACCTacagaaactttaaaaactgtgatCATCTGGCCTTATCAATTTCGCTGATGAGCGCTTTGAAAATTGATAGCTTTGTGcttgaaaattcaaatcttGACGAGTTATTGAGTATTTTTAGAACTGGGGTTTTGGACTCTTTGGACTTATATGCACCTCTGCTTACAAGAAATGTGACGCGAGTGAGTAATCCTTGGTTTACCAGggagttaaaaattaagtgtCAGGAGCGCGATAAAATCTACAAAAAAGCAAAGAGAAACAAGGATCCAAACCTGCTTGTTCTCTTCAGATCTAAAAGAAAAGAGTTGAAAATCCAGCTGAATCAAGCTCGTGAAGATTACCTCAAAACTGCTCTTTCAAATTTGCCTTATGGTTTGACTGTCTGGAGCAAACTCAAACATTTTGGCTTAATCAAATCAAACCCCTCGTCACcgcttaatttctttgatGCTTGCGAGTTGAATGAGTACTATGCAAACATAGTTAGGAAACATCAACCAAGTGATGCAAATTTCTTAGATAATTTACCTATTGACCATACAAAGAAGGTTGACTGCTCATTTCATTGGACAAAGATTGATATAGTTGATGTCACCAAGGCATTGCACCTTACACTATTCAAATCAAAAGGTAAAAGTCCTGATGGTCTTGATCTGAGATGGCTGAAAGATCATATCCCCCAAATCTCACTCTTTCttacagaattatttaatagatcTCTTGATTGTTGTATCTTCCCTGATATTTGGAAGATTATCTATATAAtaccattaaataaaattacaccaCCAAGGTCACCGTCAGACACCCGGCCGGTTGCAAATCTGTCGCATTTGGCTAAAGTCTTTGAAAGAATTATTGCTAATCAGGTGACAGCATATTTGGAAGATAATGAGCTATTTGATCCTTTTCAGTCTGGATTTAGAAAACATCACAGCACGCAAACAGCGTTATTGAAACTCACTGATGATATTCGACAGGCAATGGATAACAGCAAACTCACTGTATTAGTATTGTTTGACTTGAGCAAAGCTTTCGACTATGTTGATCCCAAAAATATACTGATTGCGCTATTTGAGCTTGGTTTCTCAATGGAAACAATAAATTGGTTCTTCTCTT contains the following coding sequences:
- the LOC123271424 gene encoding uncharacterized protein LOC123271424, with the protein product MPLVPDTCAKCKRPVKTPVICNICQQHFHPGCARDYIKNRPITDCCRKQLNYLLQSLDSSTATVSKRLTSIKSVNSNISSISSFKSASSSPLVRSSTARASTSLKLPVTPNTPVTPGPDSVFYSPITSPVMFQLPTNWSEKSLDDKITALMEQFLSANMSVNKKLEELGTRIADLKVSQATTMNELSEVKSNVKINADSISKLNTDIEKLKEANEVDMNIMHTKLIDLSKSISSESKATSSTLPTLGCTTELVISGIPDSVANKMLPLEISSAVLNALDLPNLVSDILSTRKFENRNGPRQDKTRTRYHSFIVDLKSSRVRDFIISSKRKSKNLLAKTVFPTCVEQNSGGTIYINEFLLPETHKLLLQTKEKAKSQNFKYVWVTSGQIFVKRDDGSEKFKVNCVSDLTKLV